Proteins from a genomic interval of Calditrichota bacterium:
- a CDS encoding twin-arginine translocase TatA/TatE family subunit, whose translation MLGGAIGPWELMVIMLAVLILFGSKRLPELARGLGKAVQEFRKAAEEVRQELDISDRDDELQG comes from the coding sequence GTGCTCGGAGGAGCGATCGGGCCGTGGGAGCTCATGGTAATCATGCTGGCCGTTTTGATTCTGTTCGGCTCGAAACGACTGCCAGAGCTCGCCAGGGGGCTTGGCAAGGCCGTGCAAGAGTTCCGCAAGGCCGCGGAAGAAGTGAGGCAGGAACTCGACATCAGCGACCGGGATGACGAGCTGCAGGGCTGA
- a CDS encoding DUF4321 domain-containing protein: MRRRPLGFYALILLLGAVIGSILGQLVGMVVPEGVVKEFLTRSANIVTLSPTTVGPEWLHFTFGLHLSINACGVIGVIIAAYILRLVR; the protein is encoded by the coding sequence ATGAGACGACGGCCTCTGGGGTTCTACGCACTTATCCTCCTCTTGGGGGCAGTGATTGGGAGTATTTTGGGGCAACTTGTGGGGATGGTCGTACCGGAGGGGGTCGTCAAGGAGTTCTTGACGCGCAGCGCCAACATTGTCACGCTGAGCCCAACCACCGTCGGTCCCGAATGGCTCCACTTTACCTTCGGCCTGCACCTGAGCATCAATGCATGTGGAGTCATAGGTGTCATCATTGCCGCCTACATCTTGCGGCTGGTGCGCTAG
- the pssA gene encoding CDP-diacylglycerol--serine O-phosphatidyltransferase yields the protein MNKRALLADVFTALNMLCGFLAILAAARGWWERALWLVFVAAIFDGLDGKFARAARSGQTSDFGLQLDSLSDVISFGVLPGVLAYEIFLKKLGVAGVATSFLPVLCSALRLARFNVLSMSGRSPFYVGLPAPMATLTICGFIWMDALLPDVIGGLRLLPVVVAGVSLLMVSRLPYDRMPHFAFNRGAANTVNLLIFLLGLVFIPLFPRYVFFPLMMVYVVSGIVRGLHSGPREQSARDKDAEASKREAL from the coding sequence GTGAATAAACGGGCCTTGCTGGCGGATGTCTTTACCGCCCTCAACATGTTGTGCGGCTTCTTGGCCATCCTTGCGGCGGCACGCGGCTGGTGGGAGCGGGCGCTGTGGCTCGTGTTCGTTGCAGCCATCTTCGACGGCCTGGACGGCAAGTTTGCCCGCGCAGCCCGCTCCGGACAGACCAGCGACTTTGGCCTCCAGTTGGACTCGCTTTCGGATGTGATCTCCTTCGGCGTGCTGCCAGGAGTATTGGCGTATGAAATCTTTCTCAAAAAGCTGGGCGTGGCCGGCGTGGCCACCAGCTTTCTGCCCGTACTCTGCTCCGCCCTGCGGCTGGCGCGTTTCAACGTGTTGAGCATGTCCGGCAGGAGCCCTTTCTACGTGGGACTGCCGGCTCCTATGGCAACGCTCACCATTTGCGGCTTCATTTGGATGGATGCCCTGCTTCCAGACGTCATCGGCGGGCTGCGCCTACTTCCCGTCGTGGTAGCTGGGGTCTCTCTGCTCATGGTGAGCAGGCTTCCCTATGACCGGATGCCCCATTTCGCGTTCAACCGCGGTGCGGCGAATACGGTTAACCTGCTCATCTTTCTTTTGGGCCTGGTGTTCATCCCTCTGTTCCCCAGATATGTGTTCTTCCCGCTCATGATGGTCTATGTGGTCTCGGGCATCGTGCGCGGCCTCCACAGCGGCCCACGCGAGCAATCCGCCCGGGACAAGGATGCTGAGGCAAGCAAGAGAGAAGCGCTATGA
- a CDS encoding phosphatidylserine decarboxylase: MAREGIGTVLASALMALVVTAGAAVTGAPGLVVLTALLWLAVGLVVYFFRDPPRHPPLGESLVLSPADGRVVVVFKEEAREFLSGEVWRIAVFLSLLDVHVIRSPITGRVGYFRYQKGRFAPARREEAGQLNEQVVLGIEGGQHKVLLQLIAGVVARRVVCHPREGWCVEKGQRIGIIRFGSRVELTVPGDASVQVRLGQKVRAGETVIARIGRE, translated from the coding sequence GTGGCGAGAGAAGGCATAGGAACCGTGCTGGCCAGCGCCCTCATGGCGCTAGTGGTCACTGCGGGCGCGGCGGTGACTGGCGCGCCGGGACTGGTTGTGCTCACTGCGCTGTTGTGGCTCGCGGTGGGGCTCGTGGTGTATTTTTTTCGCGATCCGCCGCGTCATCCGCCCCTGGGTGAGAGCCTTGTGCTCAGCCCCGCCGACGGCCGGGTGGTAGTGGTGTTCAAGGAGGAGGCGCGGGAGTTCCTCTCTGGGGAGGTGTGGCGCATCGCGGTCTTCCTCTCGCTGTTGGATGTCCATGTCATCCGCTCGCCCATTACCGGGCGGGTGGGGTACTTCCGTTATCAAAAGGGACGCTTCGCGCCGGCGCGGCGCGAGGAGGCCGGGCAGCTCAACGAGCAGGTGGTGCTTGGCATCGAAGGCGGCCAGCATAAGGTGTTGCTGCAGCTGATTGCCGGCGTAGTTGCCCGCCGCGTCGTTTGCCATCCACGCGAAGGGTGGTGCGTCGAGAAAGGGCAAAGAATCGGCATCATCAGATTCGGCTCGCGCGTCGAGCTGACAGTGCCGGGCGACGCCAGCGTGCAGGTGCGGCTCGGCCAGAAGGTACGGGCGGGGGAAACTGTTATCGCGAGGATCGGTCGTGAATAA
- a CDS encoding phosphoribosylaminoimidazolesuccinocarboxamide synthase, which produces MKRDKKLYEGKTKRLYTTDNPDLLIQEFKHEGVAANGEKTATIKGKGTVNNRVSTHLFRYLESYHVPTHFVRQLSDTEMVVRRLDIIPVEVVVRNVATGGLAERFGVEEGQDLSQPVVEYYLKDDERHDPMINEDHVVAFGHASAGDLALIRRTAVKINAVLKDFFLRRNLKLMEIKLEFGRAKGKVLLGDEVSLDTCRLQDLLSGEQLDRDRLVGNPAKAEEVYQRLCERIVG; this is translated from the coding sequence TTGAAGAGAGACAAGAAGCTCTACGAAGGCAAGACCAAACGCCTTTACACCACGGATAACCCCGATTTGCTGATTCAGGAGTTCAAGCACGAGGGGGTGGCCGCCAATGGCGAAAAGACCGCGACCATTAAGGGCAAAGGGACGGTGAACAACCGTGTCTCTACGCACCTCTTCCGCTACCTGGAGAGCTATCACGTACCCACCCACTTCGTCAGGCAGCTCTCTGACACGGAGATGGTGGTGAGACGGTTGGACATCATCCCGGTGGAAGTGGTGGTGCGCAATGTCGCCACAGGCGGTCTGGCGGAGCGCTTCGGCGTCGAGGAGGGCCAGGACTTGTCCCAGCCGGTGGTCGAGTACTACCTGAAGGACGACGAACGCCACGACCCAATGATCAACGAAGACCATGTGGTTGCCTTCGGTCACGCCTCGGCGGGCGACCTTGCGCTCATTCGTCGCACTGCGGTCAAGATCAATGCGGTGCTCAAGGACTTTTTCCTCCGGCGCAATCTGAAACTGATGGAGATCAAGCTCGAATTTGGGCGGGCCAAGGGGAAGGTCCTCCTTGGCGATGAAGTCTCTCTGGACACCTGCCGCCTCCAGGATTTGCTCTCCGGCGAGCAGCTGGACCGCGACCGTCTTGTGGGCAACCCAGCCAAGGCTGAAGAAGTGTACCAGAGGTTGTGCGAACGCATCGTGGGTTGA